In Anseongella ginsenosidimutans, one genomic interval encodes:
- the tsaE gene encoding tRNA (adenosine(37)-N6)-threonylcarbamoyltransferase complex ATPase subunit type 1 TsaE produces MNDHELNCGSLEELRGCARQLLDFAGGERVFLFYGEMGAGKTTFIQAICAELGVTAPVSSPTFALVNEYESPGGPIFHFDCYRLKNEQEAYDIGLEEYFDSGHYCLVEWPGKVESLLPEKHITIKMEVHKNLRKIKLRNFT; encoded by the coding sequence ATGAACGACCACGAACTAAACTGCGGAAGCCTGGAGGAGCTGCGGGGCTGCGCGCGGCAGCTGCTGGACTTTGCAGGAGGCGAGCGCGTTTTTCTTTTTTATGGTGAAATGGGAGCGGGTAAAACGACCTTTATCCAGGCTATTTGCGCTGAGCTGGGGGTTACTGCTCCAGTTTCGAGCCCGACTTTTGCGCTGGTCAATGAATATGAGAGCCCGGGCGGGCCTATTTTTCATTTTGATTGCTACCGGTTAAAAAACGAACAGGAAGCTTACGATATCGGACTGGAGGAATACTTTGACAGTGGCCATTATTGCCTGGTAGAGTGGCCCGGAAAAGTGGAGAGCCTGCTCCCCGAAAAGCATATTACGATAAAAATGGAAGTACACAAAAATTTACGGAAGATAAAACTCCGGAATTTTACGTAA